A stretch of Microbacterium sp. 4R-513 DNA encodes these proteins:
- a CDS encoding TetR family transcriptional regulator: MSTEPRTGRPRASSRETLAEAACELFLEQGFEQTSIADITSRAGVSRSSFFNYFGSKSDVLWAGLDERIAALEETLQRVDGPTDSVTDASAAVVAALTALGNGFTPDSLALALVNTSAMGLEAELEREASVRRSRIAAAVAARLRRAGVDALDADVAGAAHGGAVLAAIDAWAREGAGRAPLAGSLARGLAAAARTLPMPVRQLRVVARAEDFEPALAFYRDELGLVERESYQGEGDARVTILAAGEATLELSNAGQVALIDRVETDGDAPSEPIRIAFEVDDTAGATDRLVAAGAELEASARLTPWRSLNSRLRAPAGLQITLFQELGPEAPAGADES, from the coding sequence ATGAGCACCGAGCCCCGAACCGGACGTCCGCGCGCCTCGTCCCGTGAGACGCTCGCCGAGGCCGCGTGCGAGCTCTTCCTCGAGCAGGGGTTCGAGCAGACGTCGATCGCCGACATCACCTCCCGCGCCGGCGTCAGCCGGTCGAGCTTCTTCAACTACTTCGGGTCGAAGTCCGACGTCCTGTGGGCGGGACTGGACGAGCGGATCGCGGCGCTCGAAGAGACTCTGCAGCGTGTCGACGGGCCGACCGATTCGGTGACGGATGCCTCGGCCGCCGTCGTCGCCGCCCTCACCGCCCTCGGCAACGGCTTCACGCCCGACAGCCTCGCCCTCGCCCTGGTCAACACGAGCGCGATGGGGCTCGAGGCGGAGCTCGAGCGCGAGGCATCCGTCCGCCGGTCGCGGATCGCCGCCGCCGTGGCTGCGCGCCTGCGGCGAGCCGGGGTCGACGCGCTCGACGCCGACGTCGCGGGCGCCGCGCATGGCGGAGCCGTTCTCGCGGCGATCGACGCCTGGGCCCGGGAGGGGGCCGGCCGGGCACCGCTCGCCGGGTCGCTCGCGCGCGGGCTGGCCGCCGCAGCGCGCACCCTGCCCATGCCCGTACGGCAGCTTCGCGTGGTCGCGCGCGCCGAGGACTTCGAGCCCGCGCTGGCGTTCTACCGGGATGAGCTCGGACTGGTCGAGCGCGAGTCGTATCAGGGGGAGGGTGACGCGCGAGTCACGATCCTCGCCGCCGGAGAGGCGACCCTCGAGCTGTCGAACGCGGGCCAGGTGGCTCTCATCGACCGCGTGGAGACGGACGGCGATGCCCCGAGCGAGCCGATCCGCATCGCGTTCGAGGTGGACGACACCGCCGGTGCGACCGACCGGCTCGTCGCGGCGGGCGCGGAGCTCGAGGCATCCGCTCGTCTGACGCCCTGGCGCTCACTCAACTCGCGGCTGCGCGCGCCCGCCGGGCTGCAGATCACGCTGTTCCAGGAGCTCGGCCCCGAAGCGCCGGCCGGCGCCGACGAATCCTGA
- the rimM gene encoding ribosome maturation factor RimM (Essential for efficient processing of 16S rRNA), which translates to MAATEEPDSTTAAEGRSAARPPKSAKNQLRVGRLVKAHGLKGAIKLELYTDDPDGRFVPGATFTLQVPEASPWHGKTLTVREFKWMNSHPVAFFDGVDDRSAAEELIRAILWIDEDAAASPSEDDAWYDHQLVGLDVVRDGEVVGRVIRVDHLPAQDLLIVRASDDSEVLVPFVKAIVPEVDIAAGRVVVTPPAGLFEELPGQDDEAEPEADAGSSADDARQAADAGDES; encoded by the coding sequence ATGGCGGCGACCGAAGAACCCGATTCGACGACCGCGGCAGAGGGCAGGAGCGCTGCCCGGCCGCCGAAATCGGCCAAGAACCAGCTCCGCGTGGGTCGACTCGTCAAGGCCCACGGCCTCAAGGGCGCCATCAAGCTCGAGCTCTACACCGACGATCCCGACGGGCGCTTCGTCCCGGGCGCGACCTTCACTCTGCAGGTCCCCGAGGCATCGCCCTGGCACGGCAAGACGCTGACCGTCCGCGAGTTCAAGTGGATGAACAGCCACCCCGTCGCCTTCTTCGACGGGGTCGACGACCGCAGCGCCGCCGAAGAGCTCATCCGAGCCATCCTCTGGATCGATGAGGATGCCGCAGCATCGCCCTCCGAAGACGACGCGTGGTACGACCACCAGCTCGTCGGTCTGGACGTCGTCCGTGACGGCGAGGTGGTCGGCCGCGTCATCCGCGTCGATCACCTGCCCGCACAGGATCTGCTGATCGTCCGCGCGAGCGACGACAGCGAGGTCCTGGTGCCCTTCGTCAAGGCCATCGTGCCCGAGGTGGACATCGCCGCGGGCCGCGTCGTCGTCACCCCTCCGGCGGGTCTGTTCGAGGAGCTCCCCGGGCAGGACGACGAGGCGGAGCCGGAGGCCGACGCCGGGTCGTCAGCCGACGACGCGCGCCAGGCGGCTGACGCCGGCGACGAGAGCTGA
- the ffh gene encoding signal recognition particle protein: protein MATFGTLSDRLTETFRNLRTKGKLTPADVDGTVREIRRALLDADVALPVVKEFTGKVRERALSDEVSKALNPAQQVVQIVNEELVGILGGEQRRLQFAKNPPTVIMLAGLQGSGKTTFAGKLAKQLEKEGHTPLLVAADLQRPNAVNQLQVVAGQAGAAVYAPQPGNGVGDPVQVARDGVEIARRQQHDIVIIDTAGRLGVDAELMKQASDIRRATNPDEVLFVIDAMIGQDAVNTAKAFQEGVDFTGVVLSKLDGDARGGAALSVASVTGRPIIYASTGENLDDLEPFYPDRMASRILDLGDILTLIEQAQAAFDEEEAMKVAEKLAKEQFTLEDFLEQLQQMKKMGSMKKMLGMLPGMGQMKQQLDDFDEREIDRTEAIIRSMTPGERRNPKVLNGSRRLRIARGSGMTVTDVNQLVQRFEQAAKMMKTVARGGVPNIPGMGPVPGAGRPGASSKRGKQQKSRSGSRSGNPAKRAAENAGTAAQAAEAPTGSGFGLGGGAKGGPTEADLAELQKMLGRG, encoded by the coding sequence ATGGCTACTTTCGGCACGCTCTCCGATCGTCTCACCGAGACCTTCCGCAACCTCCGCACCAAGGGCAAGCTCACGCCCGCGGACGTCGACGGCACGGTGCGCGAGATCCGCCGCGCCCTGCTCGACGCCGACGTCGCGCTTCCCGTCGTGAAGGAGTTCACCGGGAAGGTGCGCGAGCGCGCGCTGAGCGACGAGGTCAGCAAGGCGCTGAACCCGGCCCAGCAAGTCGTCCAGATCGTCAACGAGGAGCTCGTCGGCATCCTCGGTGGCGAGCAGCGCCGCCTGCAGTTCGCGAAGAACCCGCCCACCGTCATCATGCTCGCGGGCCTCCAGGGCTCGGGCAAGACGACCTTCGCCGGGAAGCTCGCGAAGCAGCTCGAGAAGGAGGGCCACACGCCCCTTCTCGTGGCCGCAGACCTGCAGCGACCGAACGCCGTCAACCAGCTCCAGGTCGTCGCGGGACAGGCCGGCGCCGCCGTGTATGCGCCGCAGCCGGGCAACGGCGTCGGAGATCCGGTCCAGGTCGCCCGCGACGGCGTCGAGATCGCGCGCCGTCAGCAGCACGACATCGTCATCATCGACACGGCCGGCCGCCTCGGCGTGGACGCCGAGCTCATGAAGCAGGCGTCCGACATCCGCCGGGCCACGAACCCCGACGAGGTGCTCTTCGTCATCGACGCGATGATCGGCCAGGACGCCGTCAACACCGCGAAGGCGTTCCAGGAGGGCGTGGACTTCACGGGTGTCGTGCTGTCCAAGCTCGACGGCGACGCGCGCGGCGGTGCGGCGCTGTCCGTGGCATCCGTAACCGGGCGGCCCATCATCTACGCCTCGACCGGCGAGAACCTCGACGACCTCGAGCCCTTCTACCCCGACCGCATGGCGTCGCGCATCCTCGACCTCGGCGACATCCTCACCCTCATCGAGCAGGCCCAGGCCGCGTTCGACGAGGAAGAGGCGATGAAGGTCGCCGAGAAGCTCGCGAAGGAGCAGTTCACGCTCGAGGACTTCCTCGAGCAGCTCCAGCAGATGAAGAAGATGGGCTCGATGAAGAAGATGCTCGGGATGCTCCCGGGCATGGGTCAGATGAAGCAGCAGCTCGACGACTTCGACGAGCGCGAGATCGACCGGACCGAGGCCATCATCCGCTCCATGACGCCGGGGGAGCGCCGCAATCCGAAGGTGCTGAACGGCTCGCGTCGCCTGCGCATCGCGCGCGGCTCCGGGATGACGGTGACCGACGTCAATCAGCTCGTGCAGCGGTTCGAGCAGGCCGCGAAGATGATGAAGACCGTCGCCCGCGGCGGTGTGCCGAACATCCCCGGAATGGGCCCGGTGCCGGGCGCCGGTCGCCCCGGCGCTTCGTCCAAGCGCGGCAAGCAGCAGAAGTCCCGCTCGGGCTCCCGGTCGGGCAACCCCGCGAAGCGCGCAGCCGAGAACGCCGGCACCGCGGCTCAGGCCGCCGAGGCCCCCACGGGATCGGGCTTCGGTCTCGGCGGCGGCGCGAAGGGCGGCCCGACCGAGGCCGACCTGGCCGAGCTGCAGAAGATGCTCGGCCGCGGCTGA
- a CDS encoding DUF559 domain-containing protein — protein sequence MPPHDDLHIAVKPTASRVPRAGFVAHWSLGPAPVSAYAVIDPLLNVLLHVAECAPREAALTVWESALRRGAISMDVLRRVHWASSQARAVADACSVLSDSGIETIFRVRLEPFGLPIRQQVWIDDHPVDFLIGDLLVAQIDGFEHHSSARDRRRDISADAGLALRGYTVLRFDYQQVMFDWPMVERTVLTAVAQDLHRAAASRA from the coding sequence GTGCCGCCGCATGACGACCTGCACATCGCCGTCAAGCCCACGGCATCCCGAGTTCCCCGGGCGGGTTTCGTGGCGCACTGGTCGCTCGGCCCAGCACCCGTAAGCGCCTACGCCGTCATCGACCCGCTCCTGAACGTCCTCCTTCATGTCGCGGAGTGCGCACCGCGCGAGGCCGCACTCACCGTGTGGGAGTCGGCGCTGCGCAGGGGTGCAATCAGCATGGACGTGCTTCGGCGTGTCCACTGGGCGAGTTCGCAGGCTCGGGCGGTTGCAGACGCGTGCTCAGTTTTGAGTGACTCGGGCATCGAGACGATCTTCCGCGTCCGACTGGAGCCTTTCGGCCTTCCCATCCGTCAGCAGGTGTGGATCGACGATCATCCCGTGGACTTCCTCATCGGTGACTTACTCGTGGCACAGATCGACGGCTTCGAGCACCACAGTTCGGCGCGAGACCGCCGACGAGATATCTCGGCGGACGCGGGGCTCGCGCTCCGCGGCTACACGGTGCTTCGCTTCGATTACCAGCAGGTGATGTTCGACTGGCCGATGGTCGAACGGACGGTTCTGACGGCCGTCGCACAGGACCTCCACCGTGCGGCTGCCTCGCGAGCGTAG
- the rpsP gene encoding 30S ribosomal protein S16 — protein MAVKIRLKRLGKIRAPYYRIVVADSRTKRDGRVIEEIGKYHPTEEPSFIEVDSERAQYWLSVGAQPTEQVLAILKLTGDWGQYKGDKNAVSTVRTAEAKGEFEVDSSKKSVIKPKAEKKADEPAAEAPADEAAPAEDAE, from the coding sequence GTGGCTGTCAAGATCCGTCTCAAGCGCCTCGGCAAGATCCGTGCGCCCTACTACCGCATCGTCGTCGCCGACTCGCGCACCAAGCGCGATGGTCGTGTCATCGAGGAGATCGGCAAGTACCACCCGACCGAGGAGCCCTCGTTCATCGAGGTCGACTCCGAGCGCGCGCAGTACTGGCTGAGCGTCGGCGCCCAGCCGACCGAGCAGGTGCTCGCCATCCTCAAGCTGACCGGCGACTGGGGTCAGTACAAGGGCGACAAGAACGCCGTCTCGACCGTCCGCACCGCCGAGGCCAAGGGCGAGTTCGAGGTCGACTCCTCGAAGAAGTCGGTCATCAAGCCCAAGGCCGAGAAGAAGGCCGACGAGCCCGCCGCCGAGGCCCCGGCCGACGAGGCCGCTCCGGCCGAAGACGCCGAGTAA
- a CDS encoding glutamate--cysteine ligase, with amino-acid sequence MTVPFATSARSSVGLEWELMLADGESGDLVPRAPEILPALEESTALERYTVTGELLTNTVEVTSGIGATVAAAVDDIADAIAAIRAETTPRGIELLCAGSHPFAQWYDQGITDKTRYHKLIERTQWWGRNMMIWGIHVHVGVEDVNKVFPLINALSIYLPHLQALSASSPFWAGERTGYASNRALVFQQLPTAGLPWPLQDWSEFESYLDDMVRTGVMADATEVRWDIRPAPRWGTIEVRACDGMSTLPELAAVAALVQVLVEHFSRQYDEGRELPSIPPWFVRENKWRAARYGLDARIIVDAEGTQAPVREHLAETMDELAEIAVELKCAREFAGLDTTLSQGASYARQLLVADAAEGDLREVVQHLIREFRAGPTLREHLSQLAH; translated from the coding sequence ATGACGGTGCCTTTCGCGACATCCGCCCGGTCCTCGGTGGGACTCGAATGGGAGCTCATGCTCGCGGACGGCGAGTCGGGAGACCTCGTGCCGAGGGCGCCCGAGATCCTGCCGGCGCTCGAGGAGTCGACGGCGCTCGAGCGCTACACCGTGACCGGCGAGCTCCTCACCAACACCGTCGAGGTGACGAGCGGGATCGGGGCGACCGTCGCTGCGGCGGTGGACGACATCGCCGACGCGATCGCCGCGATCCGTGCCGAGACGACTCCTCGTGGGATCGAGCTCCTCTGCGCCGGCAGCCACCCGTTCGCCCAGTGGTACGACCAGGGCATCACCGACAAGACGCGGTACCACAAGCTCATCGAGCGCACCCAGTGGTGGGGACGCAACATGATGATCTGGGGCATTCACGTGCATGTCGGCGTCGAGGACGTGAACAAGGTCTTCCCCCTCATCAACGCCCTGTCGATCTACCTTCCCCACCTGCAGGCGCTCTCCGCCTCCTCGCCCTTCTGGGCCGGCGAACGCACGGGTTACGCGTCGAACCGGGCGCTGGTGTTCCAGCAGCTGCCGACGGCGGGGCTCCCCTGGCCGCTGCAGGACTGGAGCGAATTCGAGTCGTACCTCGACGACATGGTCCGCACCGGTGTGATGGCCGACGCGACCGAGGTGCGGTGGGACATCCGCCCGGCCCCTCGCTGGGGCACGATCGAGGTGCGCGCGTGCGACGGCATGTCGACGCTCCCGGAGCTCGCCGCCGTTGCCGCGCTCGTGCAGGTGCTGGTCGAGCACTTCTCCCGGCAGTACGACGAGGGCCGCGAGCTTCCGTCGATTCCGCCGTGGTTCGTCCGCGAGAACAAGTGGCGCGCGGCCCGCTACGGACTCGACGCCCGGATCATCGTCGACGCCGAGGGCACCCAGGCACCGGTGCGGGAGCATCTGGCCGAGACCATGGATGAGCTCGCCGAGATCGCGGTGGAGCTCAAGTGCGCCCGCGAGTTCGCCGGCCTCGACACGACCCTGTCCCAGGGCGCCTCGTATGCGCGTCAGCTGCTGGTGGCCGACGCCGCCGAGGGCGACCTCCGCGAGGTCGTCCAGCACCTCATCCGCGAGTTCCGCGCCGGCCCCACGCTGCGCGAGCACCTCTCCCAGCTCGCCCACTGA
- a CDS encoding RNA-binding protein, which translates to MLSAALEHVVKGIVDHPDDVRIHSSTSPRGDVLEVHVHPDDRGRVIGRGGRTAKALRTLISALADGRRVRVDVADD; encoded by the coding sequence GTGCTCTCCGCCGCGCTCGAGCACGTCGTCAAGGGGATCGTCGATCACCCGGACGACGTCCGCATCCACTCTTCGACGTCCCCCCGTGGTGACGTCCTCGAGGTGCACGTGCACCCCGATGACCGTGGTCGCGTGATCGGGCGCGGCGGACGCACGGCAAAGGCCCTGCGCACGCTCATCTCTGCGCTCGCGGACGGCCGACGCGTGCGCGTCGACGTCGCGGACGACTGA